In a genomic window of Larus michahellis chromosome 3, bLarMic1.1, whole genome shotgun sequence:
- the LOC141740320 gene encoding cystatin-like, whose amino-acid sequence MAGEKGCLMLLAAALLLVGAVVGAQDRPRLVGAPVTIDDANNDEGLQRALEFAMAEYNRASNDMYSSRVVRIISAKRQIVAGIKYTIEVEVGRTTCPKPANDLQSCAFHDAPQMAKHTICNFVVYTVPWLNQIKLLESNCQ is encoded by the exons ATGGCGGGAGAGAAGGGTTGCTTGATGCTGCTGGCCGCCGCCCTGCTGCTCGTCGGCGCCGTGGTGGGCGCCCAGGACCGCCCGCGGCTCGTGGGGGCCCCGGTGACCATCGACGATGCCAACAACGACGAGGGCCTGCAGCGGGCCTTGGAGTTCGCCATGGCGGAGTACAACAGGGCCAGCAACGACATGTACTCCAGCCGGGTGGTGCGGATCATCAGCGCCAAGAGGCAG ATTGTGGCTGGAATCAAGTACACAATAGAAGTTGAGGTTGGCCGGACAACTTGCCCCAAGCCAGCAAATGATCTCCAGAGCTGTGCTTTCCATGATGCACCGCAGATGGCTAAG cACACCATTTGCAACTTCGTAGTGTACACTGTTCCTTGGCTAAACCAAATCAAACTACTGGAGAGTAACTGCCAGTAA